The Nitrospirota bacterium genome has a segment encoding these proteins:
- a CDS encoding 30S ribosomal protein S21, with product MLGVKVKDNESFESVLRRFKKQCEKSGILSEMRKREHYEKPSVRRKRKALAAKKKAAKRQKV from the coding sequence ATGCTGGGGGTAAAGGTTAAGGACAATGAGTCCTTTGAAAGCGTCCTCCGCCGGTTCAAAAAACAGTGTGAAAAATCGGGTATTCTCTCTGAAATGAGGAAAAGAGAGCACTATGAAAAACCAAGTGTACGGCGTAAACGCAAGGCATTAGCTGCAAAAAAGAAGGCAGCAAAACGCCAGAAGGTATAA
- a CDS encoding HNH endonuclease, translating into MEHTLLLNATYEPLKVIPWKRAVTLLFQGKVEVLEVYDREVRGIRFSFHLPSVLRLLKIIKTRNIHAVKFSRANIFTRDNHTCQYCGHRFDVRDLTFDHIIPVARGGKKNWENIVTACWMCNNKKSGRTPSESGMHLIKTPSEPKWLPHITVTLGIKNKPDSWRDYLYWNVELDKEDTG; encoded by the coding sequence ATGGAGCATACTCTACTTCTTAATGCTACATATGAACCACTAAAGGTCATACCATGGAAGAGGGCGGTAACACTCCTTTTTCAGGGAAAAGTTGAGGTGCTTGAAGTCTATGACCGCGAGGTTCGTGGTATAAGATTCAGCTTTCACCTTCCGTCTGTCCTGAGACTGCTAAAGATTATAAAGACCCGCAACATTCATGCGGTTAAATTTTCACGGGCCAATATCTTCACCAGGGACAACCACACTTGCCAGTACTGCGGTCATAGATTTGATGTCAGAGACTTGACGTTTGACCATATTATTCCCGTTGCGCGGGGTGGAAAGAAAAACTGGGAAAACATAGTTACAGCATGTTGGATGTGCAATAATAAGAAAAGCGGCAGGACACCGTCAGAGAGCGGCATGCATCTCATAAAAACACCTTCTGAACCTAAGTGGCTCCCACACATTACTGTCACGCTCGGGATAAAAAACAAACCTGATAGTTGGCGTGATTACCTGTACTGGAACGTTGAATTGGACAAGGAAGACACAGGCTGA
- a CDS encoding GatB/YqeY domain-containing protein, with product MTLLDRLSGDLKESLKGGDSVRSSVIRLLKSTIKYREIEKKAQLSDDEIIDVIMSGIKQRRESIEQFNKGGRSDLVKKESEEIEILQAYLPKPLSDEELAEEIRMVIKEVGAASVRDMGKVMKALMPRVKGRAEGTKVSSIVKELMDAAAH from the coding sequence ATGACGCTGCTCGACAGACTCTCAGGGGACCTAAAGGAATCATTAAAAGGCGGAGACAGTGTCAGGTCTTCTGTGATCCGGCTATTAAAGTCAACCATAAAGTACAGGGAGATTGAAAAGAAGGCTCAGCTGTCAGATGACGAAATAATTGACGTAATAATGTCCGGTATTAAGCAGAGAAGGGAGTCTATAGAGCAGTTTAATAAGGGTGGAAGAAGCGACCTCGTTAAAAAAGAGAGCGAGGAAATAGAGATACTGCAGGCGTATTTGCCCAAACCTCTCAGTGATGAAGAGCTTGCAGAAGAAATCAGGATGGTTATAAAAGAAGTAGGCGCTGCTTCTGTCAGGGATATGGGAAAGGTTATGAAGGCATTAATGCCACGTGTGAAGGGAAGGGCTGAAGGCACAAAGGTAAGTTCAATTGTCAAAGAACTTATGGATGCAGCGGCACATTAA
- the rpoD gene encoding RNA polymerase sigma factor RpoD, which produces MAKDEKIAEVQHLISVGKEKGYLTYDELNNALPEDFVSSDEMDSIMMMFGEMEIDIVDQIEEENYQKLVNEEETEEEEKEERDLGVGVARLDDPVRLYLKEMGDVSLLSREGEIEIAKRIEEGKRQIESIIFGMPFTISQIISFGDKLKTGKVTLHEFISTYEEEDVEFEEIVEQDVEELKDKTLAAIERLKRTYRDYRNQHKKVSSGTLKVKELLKARERVVAIKARIVDMVVSLNLNAKFVDMIVECLKEYNKEIHRRENEIQVCSRKMKCKADELPAIFGRIQGNKLKLKRLADKINKREEDILSLERTWTAASEALRRIEGDVVIPAQELKESVKALEMAELRSRIAKSELIEANLRLVVSIAKKYTNRGLQFLDLIQEGNIGLMKAVDKFEYRRGYKFSTYATWWIRQAITRAIADQARTIRIPVHMIETINKLIRTSRQLVQEIGREPTPEEIAAEMKLPVDKVRKVLKIAKEPISLETPVGEEEDSHLGDFIEDKKVVSPLEAAVKANLHGQIDSVLKTLTPREEKVLRLRFGIGEITDHTLEEVGQNFDVTRERIRQIEAKALRKLRHPSRSKRLKSFIE; this is translated from the coding sequence ATGGCAAAAGATGAGAAAATAGCTGAAGTTCAGCATCTTATTTCAGTAGGCAAGGAAAAGGGATATCTTACATATGACGAACTTAACAATGCCTTGCCTGAAGATTTTGTCTCCTCTGATGAGATGGATAGCATTATGATGATGTTTGGCGAGATGGAGATTGACATCGTTGATCAGATAGAGGAAGAAAATTATCAGAAGCTTGTCAATGAGGAAGAGACAGAGGAAGAAGAAAAGGAAGAGAGAGACCTTGGTGTCGGAGTAGCAAGGCTTGACGACCCGGTAAGGTTGTATTTAAAGGAAATGGGAGATGTATCCCTCCTGAGCCGGGAAGGCGAGATAGAAATAGCCAAGAGGATAGAGGAAGGCAAGAGACAGATTGAGTCCATAATTTTTGGCATGCCTTTTACCATTAGTCAGATAATTTCATTTGGTGACAAGCTGAAAACAGGCAAGGTGACACTTCATGAGTTTATATCTACTTATGAGGAGGAGGATGTAGAATTTGAGGAGATTGTAGAGCAGGATGTGGAGGAGTTGAAGGATAAGACATTAGCTGCCATTGAAAGACTTAAAAGGACTTATCGTGATTACAGAAATCAGCATAAAAAGGTCAGCTCCGGCACATTGAAGGTTAAAGAGCTACTAAAGGCCAGGGAGAGGGTTGTTGCAATAAAGGCCAGGATAGTTGATATGGTGGTGTCCCTTAATCTTAATGCAAAGTTTGTTGATATGATAGTTGAGTGCCTCAAAGAGTATAATAAGGAGATTCACCGCAGGGAGAATGAAATACAGGTATGCAGCAGGAAGATGAAGTGCAAGGCCGATGAACTTCCTGCAATTTTCGGCAGGATCCAGGGGAACAAATTAAAGTTAAAGAGACTTGCAGACAAGATCAATAAGCGGGAAGAAGATATATTGAGCCTTGAGAGGACATGGACTGCTGCTTCGGAAGCCCTTAGAAGGATTGAAGGTGATGTTGTAATACCTGCTCAGGAACTCAAGGAGTCTGTAAAGGCCCTGGAGATGGCAGAGTTGCGGAGCAGGATTGCCAAGAGTGAGCTAATTGAGGCTAACCTGCGTCTCGTAGTCAGCATTGCAAAGAAATATACTAATCGCGGTTTACAGTTCCTTGATCTTATACAGGAGGGGAACATTGGCCTTATGAAGGCTGTAGACAAGTTTGAATACAGGCGAGGATACAAGTTTAGCACTTATGCCACATGGTGGATTCGTCAGGCAATTACAAGGGCTATTGCTGATCAGGCCCGTACTATCAGGATCCCTGTGCACATGATTGAAACAATCAACAAACTGATCCGTACCTCGAGACAGCTTGTTCAGGAGATCGGCAGGGAACCTACACCGGAAGAGATAGCTGCAGAAATGAAACTCCCTGTTGACAAGGTCAGGAAGGTTTTAAAGATTGCAAAAGAGCCTATTTCTCTTGAGACACCGGTAGGAGAGGAAGAGGACAGTCATCTTGGTGATTTTATTGAGGACAAAAAGGTTGTGTCTCCTCTTGAGGCTGCTGTGAAGGCAAACCTGCATGGGCAGATTGACTCTGTATTGAAGACCCTTACACCAAGGGAGGAAAAGGTGTTGAGACTCAGGTTTGGCATCGGTGAGATTACAGATCACACACTTGAGGAGGTGGGGCAGAACTTTGATGTTACACGTGAAAGGATACGCCAGATTGAGGCAAAGGCATTGAGGAAGCTCAGACACCCAAGCCGGAGTAAACGCCTTAAGAGCTTTATAGAGTAG
- a CDS encoding sigma 54-interacting transcriptional regulator yields MEERIILNCISDGVLTIDLSGRINYVNKAMQELLGYPESALIGKRCENFIRSNICASEDCVLRRTLAKKERLSNYESFVENREGRRVPVNINTDLLFDETGSLIGIVEVFRDISQIKELKERLADVYDFGNIITKDRRMKEILSILPSVAQTKSTVLIEGESGTGKELIAKAIHNNGNRKDKPFIAVNCAAIPDTLIESELFGHVKGAFTGAHQDRVGRFELANHGTIFLDEIADMSLSTQAKLLRVIQEEKFERVGGTRTISVDVHIIAATNKGLLKEVKEGRFREDLYYRISVFPIFLPPLRERKEDIPLLITHFVEKFNREIGKEIDNISPQAMKVLLNYFYPGNIRELRNIVEHAFICSKDNTILPEHLPGELLREGERLNITAAQTSSLDKVEKEWILRTLEENGWRYAETARRLGISRTTLWRKIKLFGIEDHTSVVHK; encoded by the coding sequence ATGGAAGAACGTATAATTCTAAATTGTATCAGTGATGGTGTCCTTACAATTGACCTTTCCGGCCGGATAAACTATGTCAACAAGGCTATGCAGGAACTTCTGGGTTATCCGGAGAGTGCCCTGATAGGCAAGAGGTGCGAGAATTTTATCAGGAGTAATATTTGCGCTTCTGAAGACTGTGTCCTTCGCCGTACCCTTGCAAAAAAGGAACGGCTGTCAAATTATGAGAGTTTTGTAGAGAACAGGGAAGGCCGCCGGGTGCCAGTTAACATTAATACCGACCTTCTGTTTGATGAAACAGGGAGCCTGATAGGAATTGTTGAAGTATTCAGGGACATTTCCCAGATAAAGGAATTGAAAGAACGTCTTGCAGATGTGTACGATTTTGGCAATATTATTACCAAAGACAGGAGAATGAAAGAGATTTTATCTATCCTCCCCTCTGTTGCTCAGACCAAGAGTACAGTATTGATTGAGGGAGAGAGCGGAACAGGGAAAGAACTTATTGCAAAGGCGATACACAACAACGGCAACAGGAAGGATAAACCTTTTATTGCTGTTAATTGCGCAGCAATCCCGGATACCCTCATTGAAAGTGAGTTGTTTGGACATGTAAAGGGGGCTTTTACCGGCGCGCATCAGGACAGGGTCGGCCGTTTTGAACTGGCCAACCATGGCACTATATTCCTGGATGAGATTGCTGACATGAGTCTGTCAACGCAGGCAAAACTCCTCAGAGTAATCCAGGAAGAGAAGTTTGAACGGGTCGGCGGCACCAGGACCATATCTGTGGATGTACATATAATTGCCGCCACTAATAAGGGGCTCCTTAAAGAGGTAAAAGAGGGCAGATTCAGAGAGGACCTTTACTACAGGATCAGCGTTTTTCCCATTTTCCTGCCGCCTTTAAGGGAACGCAAGGAAGATATCCCCCTTCTTATTACGCACTTTGTAGAAAAATTCAACAGAGAGATAGGAAAGGAGATTGACAATATTTCTCCTCAGGCCATGAAAGTACTGCTCAATTACTTCTATCCAGGCAATATTCGTGAACTGAGGAATATAGTTGAGCATGCATTTATCTGCAGTAAAGACAACACTATCCTTCCCGAGCACCTCCCTGGCGAGTTGCTTCGGGAAGGAGAGCGTCTCAATATTACCGCTGCACAGACCTCATCACTTGACAAGGTGGAAAAAGAATGGATCCTCAGAACGCTTGAAGAGAACGGTTGGAGATATGCTGAGACTGCCAGAAGATTAGGCATAAGCAGGACCACTCTATGGAGAAAGATCAAGTTGTTTGGTATTGAAGATCATACATCAGTAGTTCATAAATGA
- a CDS encoding DNA primase, with the protein MDGYIPEELLDRIRGSQDIVEVISRHLSLKKAGQNFVGLCPFHSEKTPSFIVSPAKQLFHCFGCGTGGNIITFLMKYENLSFIDTVKKLAGDAGIRIPDSGVDSTEKDKRKKGLFEANKLAAEYYHNILVKSKEGAAARAYLSERGILPETIERFNIGYSLNSWDRAFEYLGMKGITDGIMAEAGIVVQKGKGEGYYDRFRGRVMLPILDTHKMIVGFGGRVMDNNTPKYLNSPETPLFSKRQLLYGLDIAQNYIRESGYAIIVEGYMDVIAAHQAGIQNVVGTLGTSLTGSHLKSLSRYTSEVTLTFDSDAAGISAARRSVELFLNSDMTAKVLLLPAGEDPDSYIRKAGKASFLELVNGAKGIIEFEIDRIIEKPSKLNQSDSIGGRVRVADECLALIRKVNNRIEKDYYLKKVARDLRTSEEVLRSELARKGKLTVKSSATGISDRVSGPEGLKNKPGVEEVILCLILKDTNLRRIARGVIADEDFTDIKLRKAGRYILNSEKGFHDIINDSSCEDAVKNIISGLGVCDLHIESPEKTLIDCTKVLQRNRLESELKRLEREISSAESSGMLDRIRGLQVEMQQIHRKRRFLFENN; encoded by the coding sequence TTGGATGGATATATTCCTGAAGAATTATTAGACAGGATAAGAGGAAGTCAGGATATTGTAGAGGTGATTTCCAGACATCTCTCTCTGAAGAAAGCAGGGCAGAACTTTGTGGGTCTCTGCCCTTTCCATTCTGAGAAGACTCCATCTTTTATCGTAAGTCCGGCAAAACAGCTTTTCCATTGTTTCGGGTGTGGTACTGGTGGAAACATCATTACCTTTCTTATGAAGTATGAGAATTTGTCTTTTATAGATACTGTAAAAAAACTGGCAGGAGATGCTGGTATAAGAATACCTGATAGTGGAGTTGATTCTACAGAGAAGGACAAAAGGAAAAAGGGGCTTTTTGAGGCTAATAAACTGGCAGCAGAATATTATCATAATATTCTTGTTAAGTCTAAGGAAGGGGCAGCAGCCAGGGCTTATCTGTCAGAGCGGGGCATACTGCCGGAGACAATCGAGAGGTTTAATATCGGCTATTCCCTGAATTCGTGGGACAGGGCATTTGAGTACCTTGGGATGAAGGGGATTACTGACGGAATAATGGCAGAGGCAGGTATTGTGGTCCAGAAGGGTAAGGGGGAAGGATACTATGACAGGTTTCGTGGAAGGGTTATGCTGCCAATCCTCGATACTCATAAGATGATAGTGGGATTCGGTGGCAGGGTGATGGATAATAATACTCCAAAATACCTTAACTCACCGGAAACCCCCCTGTTTAGTAAAAGGCAACTGTTATATGGTCTTGATATTGCGCAAAACTATATTAGAGAGTCAGGTTATGCTATAATAGTGGAAGGCTATATGGACGTTATAGCAGCTCATCAGGCTGGTATACAAAATGTAGTGGGTACCCTTGGAACTTCATTGACAGGGAGTCACCTTAAAAGTCTAAGCAGGTATACGAGCGAGGTTACTTTAACCTTCGATTCAGACGCTGCCGGTATTAGCGCTGCAAGAAGGTCTGTTGAGCTTTTTCTTAACAGTGATATGACCGCAAAAGTATTGCTGCTTCCTGCAGGTGAAGACCCTGACAGTTATATAAGGAAGGCAGGAAAGGCCTCATTCCTGGAATTAGTAAATGGTGCTAAAGGTATTATTGAGTTTGAGATAGACAGAATTATTGAAAAACCGTCAAAATTGAATCAGAGTGATTCAATCGGCGGAAGGGTTCGTGTTGCAGACGAGTGCCTTGCACTTATAAGGAAGGTCAACAATAGGATTGAAAAGGACTATTATTTAAAAAAGGTTGCGCGGGACTTGAGGACATCAGAAGAAGTATTAAGATCTGAGCTGGCAAGAAAAGGGAAGTTGACAGTCAAATCATCTGCTACGGGAATAAGTGACAGGGTCTCGGGACCGGAAGGGTTAAAGAATAAGCCAGGAGTGGAAGAGGTGATACTTTGCTTAATCCTGAAAGATACAAATCTCAGGAGGATTGCGAGGGGCGTTATAGCTGATGAAGATTTTACTGATATAAAGCTGCGTAAGGCCGGCAGATACATTTTAAACAGTGAAAAAGGATTTCATGACATTATTAACGACTCTTCATGCGAGGATGCAGTCAAAAACATCATTTCAGGATTAGGTGTATGTGACTTGCATATTGAGTCCCCTGAGAAGACTTTAATTGATTGCACAAAGGTGCTGCAGCGTAACAGGCTTGAGAGTGAGTTAAAGCGCCTTGAAAGGGAAATATCATCCGCAGAGAGCAGCGGCATGCTTGACAGGATCAGGGGGCTGCAGGTTGAGATGCAGCAGATTCACCGGAAGAGACGGTTTTTATTTGAAAATAACTAA
- a CDS encoding 2-oxoacid:ferredoxin oxidoreductase subunit beta — MAIAMELKPKDYRSDIEPTWCPGCGDFSVTSAICSAYSKLKLDPYQITTVSGIGCSSRLPLWLKTFGFHSCHGRAVPVAAGIKMAKPEMTVVITIGDGDAFSIGGGHNAHVARRNMDLTLIVMDNNIYALTKKQVSPTSRLGMKGSTTPYGTLDEPMNTIRLMLAYGATFVAQTYAGNPRHSGEVIEQAILHKGFSFVNILSPCPTYNQDETFEYYKGRTENIQEVYGHTNLEDKAKAFEFSEKVMGHRTDPNAKVPVGIFYKKAQETFEEKVAKLKKRNNGNDNFDVASLFEDYKP, encoded by the coding sequence ATGGCAATAGCGATGGAATTAAAACCTAAAGATTACAGAAGTGATATAGAACCAACCTGGTGCCCAGGATGCGGAGACTTTTCCGTAACCTCTGCTATATGTTCAGCTTACAGTAAACTCAAACTTGATCCATATCAAATCACGACGGTTTCTGGTATCGGATGCTCAAGCAGGCTTCCGCTGTGGCTCAAAACCTTTGGCTTTCACTCCTGCCACGGAAGGGCAGTGCCTGTTGCAGCAGGCATAAAAATGGCAAAACCAGAGATGACTGTTGTTATAACTATCGGAGACGGCGATGCCTTCTCTATCGGCGGCGGTCATAATGCGCATGTAGCAAGAAGAAATATGGATTTAACGCTTATTGTCATGGATAACAACATATACGCCCTTACAAAAAAACAGGTTTCTCCTACAAGCCGTCTCGGGATGAAAGGCTCAACAACGCCCTATGGAACACTTGATGAGCCTATGAATACAATACGCCTGATGCTTGCTTACGGAGCTACATTCGTAGCCCAGACCTATGCAGGCAACCCCAGACACTCAGGTGAAGTAATAGAGCAGGCAATTCTTCACAAGGGCTTTTCCTTCGTTAACATCCTTTCCCCGTGCCCCACTTACAACCAGGATGAAACATTTGAGTACTATAAAGGCAGAACAGAAAATATCCAGGAAGTTTACGGTCACACTAATCTCGAAGACAAGGCAAAGGCATTTGAATTTTCTGAGAAAGTAATGGGACACAGAACAGATCCGAATGCAAAAGTCCCTGTGGGTATATTTTACAAAAAAGCGCAGGAAACATTTGAAGAGAAGGTTGCCAAACTTAAAAAAAGAAACAACGGCAATGACAACTTTGACGTTGCCAGCCTTTTTGAAGATTACAAGCCATAA
- a CDS encoding zinc-binding dehydrogenase, which yields MKAVVFHEFGGPDRLVYEDVPVPSIGSGEVLVRVEACALNHLDIWVRQGIPAYKLTLPHISGCDIAGVVEAVGDDVDKGSIKSGDRVIIAPGLSCFKCSYCLSGMDNLCETFRIIGGQVDGGYAGYAKAPAINIIRVPDGITFEEAAAFPLTFVTSWHMLIERAHLAPGEDVLIIGAGSGIGTAAVQIAKLAGARVIATAGSDEKLEQAKKLGADETINHTQVDFSHKVKEITNGRGVDVVYEHVGPATWDKSISSLAKNGRLVTCGATTGPDVRLDLRYIFMRQQTIMGSVMGTRRDLLSITKLIGRKKLRPVIDATFPLSEARMAQEHMLNRENFGKIILKP from the coding sequence ATGAAGGCAGTTGTATTTCATGAATTTGGCGGGCCGGACAGACTTGTTTATGAAGATGTCCCTGTCCCCTCGATTGGCAGCGGTGAAGTCCTGGTTCGGGTAGAGGCCTGTGCACTTAATCATCTTGATATATGGGTCAGGCAGGGTATACCGGCATACAAGTTAACGCTGCCGCATATATCAGGTTGTGACATTGCAGGGGTAGTTGAGGCTGTTGGGGATGATGTTGACAAAGGAAGCATCAAGTCCGGGGACAGGGTCATTATTGCCCCTGGGCTCAGCTGTTTCAAGTGTTCATATTGCCTTTCAGGTATGGACAATCTGTGTGAGACCTTCAGGATCATCGGCGGTCAGGTGGATGGCGGGTATGCCGGTTATGCGAAGGCTCCGGCCATAAATATTATCCGGGTTCCGGACGGAATAACGTTTGAAGAGGCTGCTGCATTTCCCCTGACATTTGTTACCTCCTGGCATATGCTGATTGAAAGGGCGCATCTCGCCCCGGGGGAGGATGTGCTGATTATTGGTGCAGGCAGCGGCATAGGAACTGCCGCTGTGCAGATAGCAAAGCTTGCCGGCGCCCGTGTTATTGCCACTGCAGGGAGCGATGAAAAGCTCGAACAGGCCAAAAAACTTGGTGCGGATGAGACCATAAATCACACTCAGGTGGACTTCTCCCACAAAGTAAAGGAGATTACAAATGGGAGGGGAGTTGATGTTGTCTATGAGCACGTTGGTCCTGCCACCTGGGATAAAAGCATTTCATCACTTGCCAAAAATGGCAGGCTTGTAACATGCGGAGCAACTACAGGACCTGATGTAAGGCTTGATCTCAGATACATATTTATGCGGCAGCAGACTATTATGGGTTCTGTAATGGGTACGCGCCGGGACCTTCTAAGCATAACAAAACTTATTGGCCGGAAGAAGCTGAGGCCTGTGATTGACGCGACATTTCCATTATCAGAGGCACGAATGGCCCAGGAGCACATGCTCAACAGGGAAAACTTCGGCAAGATAATTCTTAAGCCGTAG
- a CDS encoding 2-oxoacid:acceptor oxidoreductase subunit alpha — MAIDIIMRIAGEGGEGVISSGDFLMQAATRAGMEVVTFKTFPSEIKGGYALSQVRISDNKIHSQGDTFDILVAFNGEAYAINRKELTPGKIMVYDFPGGDFEPEEHKDVHMYPVPMSKIAKFELQAPIVKNMVALGAVSELFKVPMESLRQSIIDKFIKKGQAVVDKNLEAIEAGARYVRENIKKTDTIVFPSPTPQKNVIIVEGSEAVALGGMAAGCRFFSCYPITPATSIANYMSSMILKANGFVYQAEDEIASIANCLGASFAGVKTMTSTSGPGMDLMCELLGLGSMAELPVVVVNVQRGGPSTGMPTKHDQADLLSTAYNSHGDTPKIILAASNVEENFYLTVDAFNLAERYQMPVFLLSDASLAIRTEAIPVPDISKIKIENRVTYAGQKEEQEKFLRYANTQSGISPMGIPGTCGASYAATGLEHSEDSGPRTNPETRNMMTEKRWRKLENIEEEYTNIEVDEQKGAEVGIIAWGLTASITKEAVQRLRNKGYKVSALYPKMVYPVPVKGIEKFASKIKTVIIPEANYQGQFAQLVKAKTDHVNPVKLNIYRGEPFIPREIEEFAEKYLKK, encoded by the coding sequence GTGGCAATAGATATAATCATGCGTATAGCCGGAGAGGGAGGAGAAGGCGTTATAAGCTCCGGAGATTTTTTAATGCAGGCCGCTACAAGGGCAGGCATGGAGGTGGTAACTTTCAAGACATTCCCTTCAGAGATTAAGGGTGGATATGCCCTGAGCCAGGTGAGGATCTCGGATAACAAAATACATTCGCAGGGAGATACTTTTGATATCCTGGTTGCCTTTAACGGCGAGGCGTACGCAATAAATAGGAAAGAGCTTACCCCTGGTAAAATTATGGTGTATGACTTTCCGGGCGGAGATTTTGAGCCTGAAGAGCACAAGGATGTTCATATGTACCCGGTGCCAATGTCAAAAATTGCAAAATTTGAGCTGCAAGCCCCTATTGTAAAGAATATGGTTGCCCTGGGCGCTGTGTCGGAGCTGTTTAAAGTTCCTATGGAAAGCCTGAGGCAGAGTATTATAGATAAATTTATTAAAAAAGGTCAGGCAGTTGTAGATAAAAATCTTGAGGCGATAGAGGCAGGCGCAAGGTATGTCAGAGAAAATATTAAAAAGACAGATACGATTGTTTTCCCCTCTCCGACACCTCAGAAAAATGTAATTATCGTAGAAGGCAGTGAGGCCGTTGCACTTGGGGGTATGGCAGCTGGTTGCAGGTTTTTCTCCTGTTATCCGATTACACCGGCTACGTCAATCGCAAACTATATGTCTTCCATGATACTTAAGGCTAATGGCTTTGTTTATCAGGCTGAAGATGAGATTGCATCCATTGCCAATTGCCTTGGCGCCTCCTTTGCGGGCGTTAAAACAATGACATCCACATCAGGTCCGGGTATGGACCTGATGTGCGAGCTCCTGGGGCTTGGTTCAATGGCAGAGCTGCCTGTTGTTGTTGTAAATGTTCAAAGGGGTGGGCCATCAACCGGTATGCCTACAAAACATGATCAGGCAGATCTTCTTTCAACAGCTTACAACTCTCACGGTGACACTCCAAAGATAATTCTTGCAGCATCCAATGTTGAAGAAAACTTCTACCTTACGGTAGATGCCTTTAACCTGGCGGAAAGATACCAGATGCCTGTATTTTTGTTATCAGATGCATCCCTGGCTATCAGAACAGAGGCCATACCTGTTCCTGATATATCTAAAATAAAAATAGAAAACAGGGTTACGTATGCAGGTCAGAAGGAAGAGCAGGAGAAATTCTTAAGATATGCAAATACCCAGTCAGGTATTTCTCCTATGGGTATACCGGGCACGTGTGGTGCAAGCTATGCTGCAACAGGTCTTGAGCACTCAGAAGACTCCGGTCCGAGAACAAATCCAGAGACGAGAAACATGATGACAGAAAAAAGATGGAGAAAGCTTGAAAACATAGAAGAAGAATATACAAATATAGAGGTAGACGAACAAAAGGGCGCAGAAGTGGGTATTATTGCATGGGGTTTAACAGCTTCTATTACAAAAGAGGCGGTACAAAGATTAAGGAACAAAGGATATAAAGTCTCTGCCCTGTATCCTAAAATGGTATACCCGGTGCCTGTGAAGGGCATAGAGAAATTTGCATCTAAGATTAAAACAGTTATTATACCTGAGGCCAATTATCAGGGGCAATTTGCTCAGCTTGTAAAGGCCAAAACAGATCATGTCAATCCTGTAAAATTGAATATCTACAGAGGTGAGCCGTTTATCCCCAGAGAGATTGAGGAATTTGCGGAAAAATATCTTAAAAAATGA
- a CDS encoding pentapeptide repeat-containing protein, whose translation MTETEALAKYKRGESLEGCDLSYLNFDNQDLTGIDFTAATLTCTSFVNARLDNAMLNDAFMPECRLVNASLKNVKARRVFFQRTRLNNAVIENSDFTGARFQVSDLTGIKIINSDLTGANLEDSIIHKAVIRKVNLFNSNFRGADIKEATLEETDFSHSDFRKVQTQGAVFKNIKADDVLFYGKTPWDKSVIDMDWKKMLPACQDD comes from the coding sequence ATGACGGAAACTGAAGCGCTCGCAAAATATAAAAGGGGTGAGAGCCTGGAGGGTTGTGATTTAAGCTACCTTAATTTTGACAACCAGGATTTGACAGGTATTGATTTTACGGCTGCTACGCTTACTTGTACCTCCTTTGTGAACGCAAGGCTCGATAACGCCATGTTAAACGACGCTTTTATGCCTGAATGCAGGCTCGTCAATGCAAGCCTAAAAAATGTAAAAGCGAGGAGGGTGTTTTTTCAGAGGACGCGGTTAAATAACGCTGTTATAGAGAACTCAGACTTTACAGGGGCAAGGTTTCAGGTAAGCGATCTGACAGGCATTAAAATCATAAACTCTGACCTGACAGGAGCAAATCTTGAGGATTCTATAATACACAAGGCCGTAATAAGAAAAGTTAATCTTTTTAACTCTAACTTTCGGGGCGCAGATATAAAAGAAGCCACGTTGGAGGAGACAGATTTTAGCCATTCTGATTTTAGAAAGGTGCAGACTCAGGGGGCTGTTTTTAAGAATATAAAGGCTGATGATGTTTTATTCTATGGTAAAACTCCATGGGATAAGTCTGTTATTGATATGGATTGGAAGAAGATGCTTCCTGCTTGTCAGGATGATTAG